A segment of the Malassezia restricta chromosome V, complete sequence genome:
TGATGAAGGCGAGCCTCAGGCATCAAGTCCTCAGGCGCCGCCTAGTGAGCCATTGACGCCACGAAGTCGAAACTCTCCCTCCGCACTAGCTCCTGACCCCTTGACACTACCCATGTCGATGCCCGGTCAGCACGAGATTAAACTCGAATCGGGCGTATAATGCTTAACCGCTTGTATATGACTACCTTTACGACCGTAGATATAATGTTGATTCTGGTGTACATGCATCACAAGTTGGGCTTGTCTTTAGTGGGTACCTGGAGACCGACGGTGCGTGCTGTGGCTCGGATCCGGTCCTTGTCAGACATGCCGTAGAGTGGGTTGTATTTTTCCATGAGCGCATAGTGTTTTCGTTTGCTGCGCAAAAAAAGTTCGACGTTGGCTAATGCCTGCACCGCATGCGGCGGCTGACCAGCATATAGCTGCGTCCATGAAGCCAAAGCGGTGGTCTGTGAGGCATTATGATTGCGCTGAGTaagtcgtcgtcatggCAGCAACGTACGGATGAACGGATCTCTGTCAGCACTCTCTCGGCAACTTCACGCGTTGACGCACGCGTGGTAGCCGCCTCAAGAGACGCAAAAGAAAAGAGGGCCGCAGCGGATGCTTTTGCCGCGGGAGATGCCATGATCGAGGCTGCAGTAAGGCGCTAAGAATCGCGAGGAAAAATGGGGCGGATTTCGTCGTCAACGGTGGAGGACTAGGCTCATTCTGCCCCTACGAGCTATTTTATACCTACATTATGCATCCAAACTGTCTGTTAGTTCACAGGGCGCACGTACTCGCTGATGCATTCCCAATCACCCTTGAGATTCTCCTTCCATAGCGACACTTTTCCATCGCCACAGCTGACAGCCAGCACATTGCCGCTGACGCTCCAACTGACGCGCCACACAGTGTCAGCAAACTTGGTGCGGTCTTCTGGTTTGGCGCCAGGCAACAGGGGTGTGCACTTCCACGGATCATTGGGCGTGTCCTGTGTCCAAATGAGCACCGTGCGGTCTTGCGATGCCGTTGCAAGATACGTCCGCGCAAGACCCAAGCTCGGCGCAAATGCCACATCACGAACCCAGTCGCGGTGTTGCTTCAGCTGATCAATTTCCACGTAGCGGTTGTGCTCTTCACTGAATTCCCAGATCTTCACGACAGCGTCACATCCAGCCGTGGCCAGGCGACACATCATGGGTGCACCTGGTTCCGTGGTTGCAGTCGAAACCGGCATCCATGATACGGCGTGACAGCCGCCTGGATGTGCAGCCACCAAATCGACAGACCACGAACCGTCTTCATTAAATGTGAGAACAGATACGCGTCCGTCTGACGAAGCACAGGCGAGTGTAGCGCCCAGCTCATGCGGTGCCCACGCGATGGCGTTCACCGACGCGGTATGCAATGCATGGTCCTTAATACGCGCCCATCCACCCGAGCCATAAGAGCCATTGGCAGGCTCATTCTTCCAAATAAACACTTTGCCATCGTATGACGCACTCGCCAGAATTGTGCCAAACGAGGGATGCGCCCAGGCCACCTGCCAAACTGGACCTTCATGGCCCACAAGCGTTTCACCCGCACCCACTGCCTCGCCTTTCTGCACATCAAATACCCGGATCGTGCGGTCCGATGAGCATGTGGCAAGCTTACTGCCGTAAAAATCGAAttgtgcgtcgtgctgcaAGGTTAATTTGCACTGCTGTCACCTATACGCACCACTGCGTCTTCATGGTACGTCTCTACCATCTTGGCATCGGAGCTCAAGTCCGCTGTGCTCGCCTGCATTTCCTACACGTCAGGAACAAGTACATACCATCGTGTGTGGATGTGTGAATCGTTCCGACGTCGGTCGGCTACAGCCCTCTCCACGATGGATGCCACGCGGCCCATCGCACTGGTTCACGTGACTCGCTATCCACATTTTTTTGTCTGGTATGCGCGCCGTTGGCTCGCTgtgaccatgtcgacgagcgtgccaccgccgccgtctACTCGTTCAAGTGACGACGAAAACCCATACCTCCAGCACCAGAAaaagaagaaaaagaaggATATGAAGAAGGATACATCAGAAGATGGTTCT
Coding sequences within it:
- a CDS encoding protein transport protein SEC13 — its product is MEMQASTADLSSDAKMVETYHEDAVHDAQFDFYGSKLATCSSDRTIRVFDVQKGEAVGAGETLVGHEGPVWQVAWAHPSFGTILASASYDGKVFIWKNEPANGSYGSGGWARIKDHALHTASVNAIAWAPHELGATLACASSDGRVSVLTFNEDGSWSVDLVAAHPGGCHAVSWMPVSTATTEPGAPMMCRLATAGCDAVVKIWEFSEEHNRYVEIDQLKQHRDWVRDVAFAPSLGLARTYLATASQDRTVLIWTQDTPNDPWKCTPLLPGAKPEDRTKFADTVWRVSWSVSGNVLAVSCGDGKVSLWKENLKGDWECISDLDA